One window of Acidobacteriaceae bacterium genomic DNA carries:
- a CDS encoding TetR/AcrR family transcriptional regulator, with protein sequence MRYQPEHKAEVRHKIVKDASRRVRKQGLSGAAVATVMHDAGLTHGGFYKHFENKDQLLLESLSEGFRQIADMLVQATEKSKPGSAWKTIVNIYLSPEHADHPERGCPLAALAPELARVDKAMKPRILEELSNYKARMLPFMPGRRSAERERNFISIFSTMLGAIAIARILPDPAARAKVLKSARDFLSRSF encoded by the coding sequence ATGCGCTACCAGCCTGAACACAAAGCCGAAGTCCGCCACAAGATCGTCAAAGACGCCTCCCGTCGTGTGCGCAAGCAGGGATTGTCCGGTGCCGCGGTCGCCACTGTAATGCACGACGCGGGTCTGACCCACGGCGGCTTCTACAAGCACTTCGAAAACAAGGATCAGCTGCTGTTGGAATCGCTCAGCGAAGGTTTTCGGCAGATCGCCGACATGCTCGTGCAGGCCACGGAGAAGTCCAAACCCGGGAGCGCCTGGAAGACGATCGTAAACATCTACCTCAGCCCGGAGCACGCCGATCACCCGGAGCGTGGCTGCCCCCTGGCTGCACTCGCGCCCGAACTCGCGCGCGTCGACAAGGCGATGAAGCCGCGGATTCTCGAAGAACTGAGCAACTATAAGGCCCGAATGCTACCGTTTATGCCCGGGCGCCGCTCCGCAGAGAGAGAGCGCAACTTCATCTCCATTTTTTCAACCATGCTCGGAGCAATAGCCATTGCACGAATACTGCCCGATCCCGCGGCACGAGCGAAGGTCCTCAAGAGCGCGCGAGACTTTCTTTCGCGTAGCTTCTGA
- a CDS encoding acyltransferase: protein MPSARFRAATGRRDPALDGLRGVAILLVYIFHYGGGLRSTNPLVRGLGYFTETGWTGVILFFALSGFLITGSLWDSREERDVLRNFYARRVLRIFPLYYAVVLIALLASVARGTRLAELTPVLLYAGFLQNLPGLVSTALLPISPLPLFHLWSLAVEEQFYIVWPALVLFSGTRSRALNLSLWIVALSEVFRILTHLPIVPPDFAATLDPFLLTHAGTLALGAALALALRGPQWPLVERWAVTAFWSGIVLYLLASWRSGSFYLSPYPQFTVGLLGVGIASTAIIPIAMRTGRLRLILSSPPLRFLGRISYGFYVLHIFIEPLIDVLGGRAAHATSGATYQLARFLIAFPITVALASLSYYFFELPILRYKRRFPMHSPLPPQAHVSTTPNS, encoded by the coding sequence ATGCCCTCTGCGCGCTTTCGAGCGGCCACAGGCCGCCGCGACCCTGCACTCGACGGCCTGCGCGGAGTCGCCATCCTGCTCGTCTACATCTTTCACTACGGTGGCGGCCTGCGCTCCACAAATCCGCTCGTGCGCGGTCTGGGATACTTCACCGAAACCGGTTGGACCGGCGTCATCCTCTTCTTCGCGCTCTCCGGGTTCCTCATCACCGGCAGCCTGTGGGACTCACGCGAGGAACGGGATGTTCTGCGCAATTTCTACGCGCGACGCGTGCTCCGAATTTTTCCGCTCTACTACGCCGTCGTGCTCATCGCACTCCTCGCCTCGGTCGCGCGCGGCACGCGCCTCGCCGAGCTCACGCCGGTTCTTCTCTACGCTGGCTTTCTGCAAAATCTTCCCGGCCTCGTCAGCACAGCGCTGCTGCCCATCTCGCCGCTTCCGCTCTTCCATCTCTGGAGCCTGGCAGTAGAGGAGCAGTTTTATATCGTCTGGCCGGCGCTGGTCCTGTTCTCCGGCACGCGCTCGCGGGCACTGAACCTCAGCCTCTGGATCGTGGCGCTTTCTGAGGTCTTTCGCATCCTCACCCATCTGCCGATCGTCCCGCCCGATTTCGCCGCTACGCTCGATCCCTTCCTGCTGACGCACGCGGGCACGCTCGCGCTCGGCGCCGCTCTCGCACTCGCGCTACGGGGCCCACAGTGGCCGCTGGTCGAGCGCTGGGCGGTTACTGCCTTCTGGTCCGGCATCGTGCTCTACCTGCTTGCCAGCTGGCGCTCCGGCAGCTTTTATCTCTCGCCTTATCCGCAGTTCACCGTCGGCCTGCTGGGTGTTGGAATCGCCTCTACCGCAATCATTCCCATCGCGATGCGAACCGGCCGCCTGCGCCTCATTTTGTCTTCGCCGCCTCTGCGTTTTCTCGGCCGCATCAGCTATGGCTTCTACGTGCTGCACATCTTCATCGAGCCGCTGATTGATGTCCTCGGCGGCCGCGCCGCACATGCAACCTCAGGCGCGACGTACCAGCTCGCGCGTTTTCTCATCGCCTTCCCCATCACCGTCGCGCTCGCGTCGCTCTCCTACTATTTCTTCGAGCTTCCCATTCTGCGTTACAAGCGCCGCTTCCCGATGCATTCACCGCTTCCGCCGCAGGCACACGTCTCTACGACACCAAATTCATAG
- a CDS encoding DHA2 family efflux MFS transporter permease subunit, which produces MASATATLDQSTAAEAPQEVTQGVNPWIIAASVMLATFMEVLDTAIASVALPYIAGSLSASTDQATWVLTSYLVANAIILPASNWFSLRFGRKRFLVTCVIIFTIASFACGAAPTLGFILFARVIQGAGGGALQPLSQAILLESFPPRKRGAAMAVFAFGVVVAPVLGPTLGGWLTDTYSWRYAFYINIPIGALAVFMISRFVHDPPYISKAKVARFDKIGFGTLAVWSGCLQIILDKGQEVDWFGAIWLRWACVFFVLSFCWFIYQSWWGKDPLVDLKVLKDRNFLIGCALIFLFGIAIYSTVTVLPLFYQELMGYTAFTAGLVVAPRGLGAICGMPVIGYLSNKADPRYLLTFGFITFGLTTLYFGSITTQISPTTLFLPILITGFGLSFVFVPINTAAYGTLRNDQIGNASGLFNLMRNVGGSIGISIATTLLVRRADVHQNEIVNHVPQTGIAFQNSVQGAQHFLNGQFGPSNAAGAAQASLYGQLLHQASTWAFVDVFRWLSLLSAGCVIVVWLFKKVKPGRGPAGAH; this is translated from the coding sequence ATGGCAAGCGCTACCGCGACGCTCGACCAATCCACGGCCGCTGAGGCGCCGCAGGAGGTCACGCAGGGCGTAAACCCGTGGATCATCGCAGCGTCTGTCATGCTTGCCACTTTCATGGAGGTGCTCGATACCGCGATCGCCTCCGTCGCGCTTCCCTACATCGCGGGCTCGCTCTCTGCGTCGACTGATCAAGCTACCTGGGTGCTCACCAGCTACCTCGTCGCGAACGCCATCATCCTTCCGGCGTCCAACTGGTTTTCGCTCCGCTTCGGCCGCAAACGCTTCCTCGTCACCTGCGTCATCATCTTCACCATCGCCAGCTTCGCCTGCGGTGCCGCGCCGACCCTTGGCTTCATCCTCTTTGCGCGCGTGATCCAGGGAGCAGGCGGCGGCGCACTGCAGCCACTCTCGCAGGCCATCCTGCTCGAGAGTTTCCCTCCGCGCAAGCGTGGTGCGGCAATGGCGGTTTTCGCCTTTGGTGTCGTCGTCGCTCCGGTGCTCGGCCCCACGCTCGGCGGCTGGCTCACAGACACCTACTCGTGGCGCTACGCCTTCTACATCAACATCCCCATCGGCGCGCTCGCGGTCTTCATGATCAGCCGCTTCGTCCACGACCCGCCGTACATCTCTAAAGCGAAGGTCGCGCGCTTCGATAAGATCGGCTTCGGCACGCTTGCCGTCTGGAGCGGCTGCCTGCAGATCATCCTCGACAAGGGCCAGGAGGTCGACTGGTTCGGCGCCATCTGGCTGCGCTGGGCTTGCGTCTTCTTCGTCCTCTCGTTCTGCTGGTTCATCTATCAGTCCTGGTGGGGCAAAGATCCTCTTGTCGATCTCAAGGTACTCAAAGATCGCAACTTCCTCATCGGCTGCGCGCTCATCTTCCTCTTCGGGATCGCCATCTACTCCACGGTCACCGTTCTTCCGCTCTTCTATCAGGAGCTGATGGGCTACACCGCCTTCACCGCGGGCCTCGTCGTCGCGCCGCGCGGTCTCGGCGCCATCTGTGGCATGCCGGTTATCGGGTATTTGTCGAACAAAGCCGACCCGCGTTATTTGCTCACCTTCGGCTTCATCACCTTCGGTCTCACCACGCTCTACTTCGGCTCCATCACCACCCAGATCTCGCCGACGACCCTCTTCCTTCCGATCCTCATCACCGGCTTCGGCCTCAGCTTCGTCTTCGTGCCCATCAACACCGCGGCCTATGGCACGCTGCGCAACGACCAGATCGGCAACGCCAGCGGCCTCTTCAACCTGATGCGCAACGTCGGTGGTTCCATCGGCATCTCCATCGCCACCACGCTGCTCGTGCGCCGCGCGGACGTCCACCAGAACGAGATCGTCAATCACGTTCCGCAGACCGGCATCGCCTTCCAGAACAGCGTGCAAGGCGCACAGCATTTCCTCAACGGCCAATTCGGTCCCAGCAACGCCGCCGGAGCCGCACAGGCCAGCCTCTACGGCCAACTACTCCACCAGGCTTCCACCTGGGCCTTCGTCGACGTCTTCCGCTGGCTCTCGCTACTCAGCGCCGGCTGCGTCATCGTCGTGTGGTTGTTCAAGAAAGTGAAGCCCGGCCGCGGCCCCGCCGGAGCGCACTAA